The proteins below come from a single Piscinibacter gummiphilus genomic window:
- a CDS encoding helicase-related protein: protein MNAPTPEFLLGSLVAARGREWIVLPESDTQTLRLRPLGGGERDETLIYLPLERQPVQPATFPWPSVEQARNHSASQLLLDALQLKLRNGAGPFRSFGNIAVEPRAYQLVPLLMALKQPTVRLLIADDVGIGKTIEGALIARELLDRGEVQRLAVLCPPHLCEQWQRELAERFHIQAVVVRSNTADRLERDLPPGTSVFHAHPYTVVSLDYIKSERRREAFQRFCPEFVIVDEAHTCTQAGQGRQQRYQLLKGLAADATRHLVLLTATPHSGDEEAFFNLLGLLRPDFTQLKDLPAGQRSDLREDLSRHFVQRRRPDIAEWQDTSMFPDRRSAEITYKLTGAWGQLFNDVLAYARELVERSEGQALREQRMNWWAALALLRCISSSPAAAVNALRTRLQGALGEAGQAEATSLEEFEAQASDRVLDGTDDALSTDDIEPGAQTEDSQRLQALMASAAALAGQQNDPKLAKLQEHVALLLKEGFQPVVFCRYIATAHYLAAALQEKFKSVTVKAVTGELTPDEREAAVDQLGESEFRVLVATDCLSEGINLQGLFTAVVHYDLSWNPTRHEQREGRVDRFGQKAREVRSTMLYGEDNPVDGAVLQVILRKAESIRKELGVLVPMPDNEGKLTQALMNAVLLRKGALNAQSQLDLFGEPAKEIDLAWQSAKEKAKQNRSIFAQRRLKPEDVLPEWRKSAAVLGGEAEVERFVSRAAAQLGAPLQPTSQKSGQHFKLLTEHLPPAVRERLAAEGLANTLRIDFHQPAAQGATFVHRTHPLVSVLAGTLLEQALDEGAPAADDTAVARAGAAFVKGVSLKTTVLLLRIRHQLTVSHGNQTRLLMCEEAVAVAAMGSEPFAELAPDMTRQLLGAEATRNMPAPLRDRQLQATLDALPAWQPQLEAMAKARAQALLADHRRVREAAEGRGSYQVTASLPVDVMGLYVLLPDAGSVAGAATNAMGA, encoded by the coding sequence ATGAATGCTCCGACGCCGGAATTTCTCCTGGGCAGCCTGGTTGCGGCCCGTGGCCGCGAGTGGATAGTGCTACCCGAATCCGACACGCAAACCCTGCGACTGCGCCCCCTGGGCGGTGGTGAGCGCGACGAAACGCTCATCTACCTGCCCCTGGAACGCCAGCCGGTCCAACCAGCCACCTTTCCCTGGCCCTCTGTCGAGCAGGCGCGCAATCACTCGGCCAGCCAACTGCTCCTGGATGCCCTGCAGCTCAAGTTGCGCAACGGCGCCGGCCCGTTCCGCAGCTTCGGCAACATCGCCGTCGAGCCGCGCGCCTACCAGCTGGTGCCGCTGCTGATGGCGCTCAAGCAACCGACGGTGCGCCTGCTGATTGCCGACGATGTCGGTATCGGGAAGACCATCGAGGGCGCGCTCATCGCGCGCGAGTTGCTCGACCGCGGTGAGGTCCAGCGCCTGGCCGTGCTGTGCCCGCCACACCTGTGCGAGCAGTGGCAGCGTGAGCTGGCGGAACGCTTCCACATTCAAGCCGTCGTCGTCCGCTCCAACACTGCTGACCGCCTGGAGCGCGACCTGCCACCCGGCACCTCGGTATTCCATGCCCACCCCTACACCGTGGTGAGCCTGGACTACATCAAGTCCGAGCGGCGGCGCGAAGCCTTCCAGCGCTTCTGCCCCGAGTTCGTCATCGTCGACGAGGCCCATACCTGCACCCAGGCCGGCCAGGGCCGCCAACAGCGCTACCAATTGCTCAAGGGCCTGGCGGCTGACGCGACGCGCCACCTCGTGCTGCTCACCGCCACGCCACACAGCGGTGACGAAGAGGCGTTCTTCAACCTGCTGGGCCTGCTGCGTCCCGACTTCACCCAGCTGAAGGACCTGCCCGCAGGCCAGCGCAGCGACCTGCGGGAAGACCTGTCACGCCACTTCGTCCAGCGCCGTCGGCCTGACATCGCAGAGTGGCAAGACACGTCGATGTTCCCCGACCGCCGCTCGGCCGAAATCACCTACAAGCTCACCGGTGCCTGGGGCCAGCTTTTCAACGATGTGCTGGCCTATGCGCGGGAGTTGGTCGAACGCTCCGAAGGGCAGGCCCTGCGCGAACAGCGCATGAACTGGTGGGCTGCCCTGGCGCTGCTGCGCTGCATCTCGTCGTCCCCGGCCGCTGCCGTGAACGCGCTGCGCACCCGCCTTCAGGGCGCTCTGGGCGAAGCAGGCCAGGCCGAGGCCACCTCGCTGGAGGAGTTCGAAGCCCAGGCCAGCGACCGCGTGCTGGACGGCACCGACGATGCCTTGTCCACCGACGACATCGAACCCGGCGCCCAGACCGAAGACAGCCAGCGCCTGCAGGCCCTCATGGCCAGCGCCGCCGCCCTGGCCGGCCAGCAGAACGACCCCAAGCTCGCCAAGCTGCAGGAGCACGTCGCCTTGCTGCTGAAAGAAGGCTTCCAGCCCGTTGTCTTCTGCCGCTACATCGCCACGGCGCATTACCTGGCCGCCGCTCTGCAGGAGAAATTCAAGTCCGTCACCGTCAAGGCCGTGACGGGCGAGCTGACGCCCGACGAACGGGAGGCGGCGGTCGACCAGTTGGGCGAGAGCGAGTTCCGCGTCCTGGTGGCCACCGACTGCCTGTCCGAGGGCATCAACTTGCAGGGCCTGTTCACTGCCGTCGTGCACTACGACCTCAGCTGGAACCCGACGCGCCACGAACAGCGCGAAGGCCGCGTGGACCGTTTCGGGCAGAAGGCGCGCGAGGTGCGCAGCACGATGCTGTACGGCGAGGACAACCCCGTCGATGGCGCCGTCCTGCAGGTCATCTTGCGCAAGGCCGAAAGCATCCGCAAGGAGCTGGGCGTGCTGGTGCCGATGCCCGACAACGAGGGCAAGCTCACGCAGGCGCTGATGAACGCCGTGCTGCTGCGCAAGGGTGCGCTCAACGCCCAGTCGCAGCTGGACCTCTTCGGCGAGCCGGCCAAGGAAATCGACCTGGCCTGGCAGAGCGCCAAGGAGAAAGCCAAACAGAACCGCAGTATCTTTGCCCAGCGCCGGCTGAAGCCCGAGGACGTACTACCGGAGTGGCGCAAGTCGGCCGCAGTGCTCGGTGGCGAGGCCGAGGTCGAGCGCTTCGTCAGCCGTGCCGCTGCCCAGCTCGGCGCGCCGCTGCAGCCCACATCCCAAAAGTCCGGGCAGCATTTCAAGCTGCTGACCGAGCACTTGCCGCCTGCCGTGCGCGAGCGCCTCGCGGCAGAGGGCTTGGCCAATACCCTGCGCATCGACTTTCACCAACCCGCAGCGCAGGGCGCCACCTTCGTCCACCGTACTCATCCGCTGGTGTCCGTCCTGGCCGGCACGCTGCTTGAACAAGCCCTCGACGAGGGCGCGCCTGCGGCCGACGACACCGCGGTGGCTCGCGCCGGCGCTGCCTTCGTGAAGGGCGTGTCGCTCAAGACCACCGTGCTGCTGCTGCGAATCCGCCACCAGCTCACCGTCAGCCATGGCAACCAGACCCGTCTGCTGATGTGCGAGGAAGCCGTGGCCGTGGCCGCCATGGGCTCCGAGCCTTTTGCCGAACTCGCCCCCGACATGACCCGCCAACTGTTGGGAGCCGAAGCCACCCGCAACATGCCCGCGCCGCTGCGCGACCGGCAGCTCCAGGCCACCCTCGACGCTTTGCCCGCTTGGCAGCCCCAGCTCGAAGCCATGGCCAAGGCCCGGGCCCAAGCACTGCTGGCCGACCACCGTCGTGTGCGCGAGGCCGCCGAAGGCCGCGGCAGCTATCAGGTCACCGCCAGCCTGCCGGTCGATGTGATGGGCCTGTACGTGCTGCTGCCTGACGCTGGCTCGGTGGCCGGCGCCGCCACCAACGCCATGGGAGCCTGA
- a CDS encoding N-6 DNA methylase has translation MAKKPLHQLAYRAIRIEGGLLPAEELNRLTLLADPKATEQTEAHYRIAKGLKLRDEIARDFKIALTLWQDFQALRRRQDVQAHDVTVREWLLPLLRDVLHFHDAARCPAIQHAGHQYAIGHAGTGGRVPLVFAGFDQPLDSAAGRFGETNPDTNKTRRRSPFMLAQEALNASDASLWAIVSNGLTLRILRDNASLTRPAYIEVDLEALFTEELLADFSAFWLLAHASRFGTAETPPTGCPWERWRAAGQQAGVTVRGKLRYQVAEALRALGTGFLSHPANGALRAALQSTQDGYDRQAFFEELLRLVYRLIFLATVEDRRDRGTGERLVFAPDASDEAKARYLAGYSLTWLRERSVRRSQHDRHADLWQALSITFGALGTGEAALGLPALGGLFDADQCPRLHAAQLDNRHLLAAVFQLGWFRADGGLSRVNYRDMGPEELGSVYESLLELVPDLQGLASPATARLAFVGDDESDASTKGNTRKLTGSYYTPDSLVQELIKSALEPVIAQTVKANPEQPVQALLALTVCDPACGSGHFLLSAARRLADEVALHRAAAEREGGAPMPSDYRHALRDVVGRCIFGVDKNPMAIQLAKTALWLEAYSPDRPLSFVDHHLRVGDALLGVLDPKVLEGGIPDEAYTALSGDDKAVASALKKQNKADLKSWRQIAGGDLLTHAGLAAQAVSVETLNDDTPEHLAAKRQAWVTAEGLAQRSTFARLADTYVAAFLAPKLAGAGDTVPLSGYLWGVLSGQAPNGGQGAAVEHAAQALCRQHSVFHWWLAFPQVAAQGGFSVMLGNPPWEQLQLSEEEFFAPRAPSVAALAGDKRKKAIAELEHTAPWLWEQFHSAKRQYDAANVFFRAGGRFPLAAFGKLNTYALFSEAFLQATSAKGRAGFIVPTGIATDDSTKAYFGHIAGGGRLAALYDFENSEAVFPAVHRSYKFSLLTLGAAPRAEFVCFATQVEHLADERRRFTLAPDEFALINPNTRTCPVFRSEHDAELTKKLYRAAPVLIREAGTDNESTILQTEVNPWGISFSQGLFNMTSDSGLFADAPAATGQPARLPLYEAKMIHQFDHRWATYVDAAGGASGDVETADVSEAQKANPAFAVRPRYWVDEREVLARIARVPTRVARAWLALHAAQDATVLDTALADLLLALAQWVAGELFHRQAGAAPAGDGWTPTQAQTHIAPNEAQLKARFPRLNDVLRGEGLTTRKALADFPKWATQNREARLDDGELAALAEALRAVALADALRALLDHWMDRRSPRWLMGWRDICRSTDERTVIASVVPRVGVGHTMPLLFTEEQPPLCAAMLGNWCSLAFDYVARTKVGGTHLTYGYLKQFPVLPPDRYTDADLAFIVPRVLELTYTAHDLQAWGKDLAAYDPRPAAEQGQPFAWNPERRAQLRAELDACYARLYGLTRDELRYILDPKDVMGADYPSETFRVLKEGEMRTYGEYRTRRLVLEAWDQQASVSSAAQPVPVSYSELGMIRNAEEGRLAGLVTALVAERTVGCSLADIQSAVAALAAAGHYLAPADGARFDALRAALGIADMTPLLSRVLPIVQRLAGADVLVRSTRGSEAFYARGAGAPPGDVIQLPEHPEAARLLWRAERQRVAAEADNSAALPASPKATGTQ, from the coding sequence ATGGCCAAGAAGCCCCTCCACCAACTCGCCTACCGCGCCATCCGCATCGAAGGCGGCCTGCTCCCCGCCGAGGAACTGAACCGCCTGACCCTGCTGGCCGACCCCAAGGCCACGGAACAGACCGAAGCCCACTACCGCATCGCCAAGGGCCTGAAGCTGCGCGACGAGATTGCGCGGGACTTCAAGATTGCGCTCACCCTCTGGCAAGACTTCCAGGCCCTACGCCGGCGGCAGGACGTGCAGGCCCACGACGTCACGGTGCGTGAATGGCTGCTGCCGCTGCTGCGCGATGTGCTGCACTTCCATGACGCCGCACGCTGCCCGGCCATCCAGCACGCCGGCCACCAGTACGCCATCGGGCACGCGGGCACCGGCGGTCGGGTGCCGCTGGTCTTCGCCGGCTTTGACCAGCCACTGGACAGCGCCGCCGGGCGCTTCGGCGAGACCAACCCCGACACCAACAAGACCCGCCGCCGAAGCCCCTTCATGCTGGCGCAAGAGGCGCTGAACGCCAGCGATGCGTCACTGTGGGCCATCGTCAGCAACGGCCTGACGCTGCGCATCCTGCGCGACAACGCCAGCCTCACGCGCCCGGCCTACATCGAGGTTGACCTCGAAGCCCTGTTCACCGAGGAGCTGCTGGCCGACTTCAGCGCCTTCTGGCTGCTGGCCCATGCCTCACGTTTCGGCACGGCCGAGACGCCACCCACCGGCTGCCCCTGGGAGCGGTGGCGTGCCGCAGGTCAGCAGGCCGGCGTCACCGTGCGCGGCAAGCTGCGCTACCAGGTAGCCGAGGCGCTGCGGGCGCTGGGCACAGGCTTCCTTTCGCACCCTGCCAACGGCGCCCTGCGCGCCGCGCTGCAAAGCACCCAGGACGGGTACGACCGCCAGGCCTTCTTCGAAGAGCTGCTGCGCCTGGTCTACCGACTCATCTTCCTGGCCACGGTGGAAGACCGGCGTGACAGGGGCACCGGCGAGCGTCTGGTCTTCGCCCCCGACGCCAGCGACGAGGCCAAGGCCCGCTACCTGGCCGGCTACTCCCTCACCTGGCTGCGCGAGCGCTCCGTGCGCCGCAGCCAGCACGACCGCCATGCCGACCTGTGGCAGGCGCTGAGCATCACCTTCGGCGCTTTGGGCACCGGCGAGGCAGCTTTGGGCCTGCCCGCGCTGGGCGGCCTGTTCGACGCCGACCAGTGCCCACGCCTGCACGCTGCCCAGCTCGACAACCGCCACCTGCTGGCCGCCGTATTTCAGCTCGGCTGGTTTCGCGCCGACGGCGGCCTCTCCCGCGTCAACTACCGCGACATGGGCCCCGAAGAGCTGGGCAGCGTCTACGAAAGCCTGCTGGAGCTGGTGCCCGACCTGCAGGGCCTGGCGTCGCCCGCGACGGCCCGCCTGGCCTTTGTGGGCGATGACGAAAGCGACGCCAGCACCAAGGGCAACACCCGCAAGCTGACCGGCAGCTACTACACGCCCGACAGCCTTGTGCAAGAGCTCATCAAGAGCGCACTTGAGCCAGTCATCGCGCAGACGGTGAAGGCCAACCCCGAGCAGCCGGTGCAGGCCCTGCTCGCGCTCACCGTGTGCGACCCCGCCTGCGGCAGCGGCCACTTCCTGCTGTCTGCCGCGCGGCGCCTGGCCGACGAGGTGGCGCTCCATCGTGCCGCCGCAGAGCGCGAAGGGGGTGCCCCCATGCCATCGGACTACCGCCACGCGCTGCGCGACGTGGTGGGCCGCTGCATCTTCGGCGTGGACAAAAACCCCATGGCCATCCAGTTGGCCAAGACGGCGCTGTGGCTGGAGGCCTATTCGCCTGACAGGCCGCTCAGCTTCGTGGACCACCACCTGCGCGTGGGCGACGCACTGCTGGGCGTGCTGGACCCGAAGGTGCTGGAGGGCGGCATCCCCGACGAGGCCTACACCGCGCTCTCGGGCGACGACAAGGCCGTGGCCAGCGCGCTGAAGAAGCAGAACAAGGCCGACCTGAAGAGCTGGCGGCAGATTGCCGGCGGCGACCTGCTCACGCACGCCGGCCTGGCCGCACAGGCCGTCAGCGTCGAGACGCTGAACGACGACACCCCCGAGCACCTGGCCGCCAAGCGCCAGGCCTGGGTTACGGCTGAAGGCCTGGCGCAGCGCAGCACCTTCGCCCGTCTGGCGGATACCTATGTGGCGGCCTTCCTGGCGCCCAAGCTGGCCGGGGCAGGCGACACCGTGCCGCTGTCGGGCTACCTGTGGGGTGTGCTGAGCGGCCAGGCGCCGAACGGCGGCCAGGGTGCGGCGGTGGAGCACGCCGCCCAGGCCCTGTGCCGCCAGCACAGCGTCTTCCACTGGTGGCTGGCCTTCCCGCAGGTGGCAGCCCAGGGCGGCTTCAGCGTGATGCTGGGTAACCCGCCGTGGGAACAACTGCAGCTCAGCGAGGAAGAGTTTTTCGCGCCCCGTGCGCCCTCTGTCGCCGCACTTGCGGGCGACAAGCGAAAGAAAGCGATTGCCGAGCTGGAACACACGGCGCCTTGGTTGTGGGAGCAGTTTCACAGCGCCAAGCGGCAGTACGACGCAGCGAACGTGTTCTTCCGCGCGGGTGGACGTTTTCCGCTCGCAGCCTTCGGCAAGCTCAACACCTATGCGTTGTTCTCCGAGGCTTTCCTTCAGGCGACATCGGCGAAGGGCCGCGCCGGCTTCATCGTGCCCACCGGCATCGCCACCGACGATTCCACCAAGGCCTACTTTGGTCACATCGCCGGTGGCGGCCGATTGGCGGCGCTCTATGACTTCGAGAACAGCGAAGCGGTATTCCCCGCGGTCCACCGCAGCTACAAGTTCTCCCTGCTCACGCTGGGTGCAGCACCACGGGCCGAGTTCGTCTGTTTCGCCACCCAGGTGGAGCACCTCGCTGACGAACGCCGCCGCTTCACGCTGGCGCCCGACGAATTCGCCCTCATCAACCCCAACACGCGCACCTGCCCCGTGTTCCGCAGCGAGCACGACGCCGAGCTGACCAAGAAGCTCTACCGCGCCGCGCCCGTGCTCATCCGTGAGGCGGGCACCGACAACGAGAGCACGATCCTCCAGACCGAGGTGAACCCTTGGGGCATCTCGTTCTCGCAGGGGCTGTTCAACATGACCAGCGACAGCGGCCTGTTCGCCGATGCACCCGCCGCCACAGGCCAGCCCGCACGCCTGCCGCTGTACGAGGCGAAGATGATTCACCAGTTCGACCACCGCTGGGCCACCTACGTGGACGCCGCTGGCGGGGCGTCGGGCGATGTGGAAACCGCTGACGTGAGCGAGGCGCAGAAGGCAAACCCCGCCTTCGCCGTGCGCCCACGCTACTGGGTGGACGAGCGCGAGGTGCTGGCCCGCATCGCCCGCGTGCCCACGCGCGTGGCGCGTGCCTGGCTCGCGCTGCACGCTGCGCAGGATGCGACAGTGCTGGACACCGCGCTGGCAGACCTGCTGCTGGCCTTGGCCCAATGGGTGGCCGGTGAGCTGTTCCATCGCCAGGCCGGCGCCGCCCCGGCGGGCGATGGCTGGACACCCACCCAGGCCCAAACCCACATCGCGCCCAACGAGGCTCAGCTCAAGGCCCGCTTCCCGCGCCTGAACGACGTGCTGCGCGGCGAGGGCCTGACCACCAGGAAGGCCTTGGCCGACTTCCCCAAATGGGCCACGCAGAACCGGGAAGCCCGCCTGGACGATGGCGAACTGGCCGCCCTGGCCGAGGCGCTGCGTGCCGTTGCGCTGGCCGACGCGCTGCGGGCGCTGCTGGACCACTGGATGGACCGGCGCAGTCCGCGGTGGTTGATGGGGTGGCGGGATATTTGCCGCAGCACGGACGAGCGAACGGTGATTGCGTCGGTGGTGCCGAGGGTGGGGGTCGGGCACACGATGCCCCTCCTGTTCACTGAAGAGCAGCCGCCCCTATGTGCCGCCATGTTGGGGAACTGGTGTTCCCTGGCCTTCGACTACGTTGCGCGAACCAAGGTTGGAGGGACTCACCTGACCTACGGCTACTTGAAGCAGTTCCCAGTGCTGCCGCCTGACCGCTACACCGACGCCGACCTCGCCTTCATCGTCCCCCGCGTCCTCGAACTTACCTACACCGCGCACGACCTGCAGGCCTGGGGCAAGGACCTCGCGGCCTACGACCCGCGCCCCGCCGCCGAGCAGGGCCAGCCCTTCGCCTGGAACCCCGAACGCCGCGCCCAACTGCGCGCCGAACTCGACGCCTGCTACGCCCGCCTCTACGGCCTCACACGCGACGAACTGCGCTACATCCTCGACCCCAAGGACGTGATGGGCGCCGACTACCCGAGCGAGACCTTCCGGGTGCTGAAGGAAGGCGAGATGCGAACTTACGGTGAGTACCGAACGCGGAGGCTGGTGCTGGAGGCGTGGGACCAGCAGGCCAGCGTGTCGTCCGCGGCGCAGCCGGTGCCCGTGTCGTATTCCGAGCTCGGAATGATTCGCAATGCCGAAGAAGGCCGCCTGGCCGGCCTGGTGACGGCACTGGTTGCTGAGCGAACGGTGGGCTGTTCGCTGGCGGACATCCAGTCAGCGGTGGCTGCGTTGGCAGCGGCTGGGCACTACCTGGCCCCTGCAGACGGCGCGCGCTTCGACGCCTTGCGCGCGGCGCTCGGGATAGCCGACATGACACCTCTGCTGAGTCGCGTCCTGCCCATCGTGCAGCGCTTGGCTGGCGCTGATGTGCTTGTGCGTTCAACCCGGGGCAGCGAGGCGTTCTACGCGCGCGGCGCGGGCGCGCCACCTGGCGATGTCATCCAACTGCCAGAGCATCCCGAAGCTGCTCGGCTTCTGTGGCGGGCCGAACGTCAGCGCGTAGCCGCAGAGGCCGATAACAGCGCGGCGCTACCGGCCAGCCCAAAGGCCACCGGTACACAGTAG
- a CDS encoding virulence associated protein, which produces MTPTTTHLAPDEPAAAAIDVAALNQGAKPAYLQHLKLAEPLTLDGGGKCEVWDLEVAADADCLSEWAIRFRQTYCPDSDIDILRAGTGKSRAEYLLELVFPDKSAAPGPGVRSGDFAELLVSDYVEFILGYWVPRGKYAEKGSRNESVKGVDIVGFKCPDAGQPKATDEMLTFEAKAQLGDGKYKNRLQDAVDDSSKDYLRAAETLAAMKRRMHVSGERASMLVVERFQNAVDRPYRLLSGAAAILSGTAFDADGIKGTSITKHNNAGNLSLIAVKGKDLMALAHALYQRAADEA; this is translated from the coding sequence ATGACGCCTACTACAACACACCTAGCTCCGGACGAACCGGCGGCGGCAGCGATTGATGTCGCCGCTTTGAATCAAGGCGCTAAGCCGGCATACCTTCAACACCTCAAACTGGCCGAGCCGCTGACGTTGGACGGCGGCGGCAAGTGTGAGGTTTGGGACCTTGAGGTGGCTGCCGATGCAGATTGCCTCAGTGAGTGGGCAATCCGATTCCGGCAGACTTATTGTCCTGACAGCGATATTGACATCCTCCGTGCGGGCACTGGTAAGTCGCGAGCGGAATACCTGTTGGAGCTGGTCTTCCCAGACAAGAGCGCAGCGCCAGGGCCTGGTGTCCGGTCGGGTGACTTTGCAGAACTGCTAGTCTCAGACTACGTCGAGTTCATCCTCGGCTACTGGGTACCGCGCGGGAAGTACGCCGAGAAGGGAAGCCGAAACGAGTCAGTCAAGGGAGTCGACATTGTCGGCTTCAAGTGTCCTGATGCTGGGCAGCCGAAGGCCACTGACGAGATGTTGACCTTTGAGGCAAAGGCTCAACTAGGGGATGGCAAGTACAAGAACCGCCTTCAGGACGCGGTCGACGACTCGAGCAAGGACTACCTGCGAGCAGCAGAGACGCTGGCCGCGATGAAGCGCCGCATGCATGTATCCGGCGAGCGTGCGTCGATGCTGGTCGTGGAGCGATTTCAGAACGCCGTCGACCGACCCTACCGGCTTCTATCAGGAGCGGCTGCCATTCTTTCTGGCACGGCGTTCGATGCGGATGGCATCAAGGGAACCTCCATTACCAAACACAACAACGCAGGCAACTTGAGCCTGATTGCGGTCAAAGGCAAAGACCTGATGGCACTGGCCCACGCCTTGTACCAGCGAGCAGCCGATGAAGCCTGA